ATGGAGCACGTTTGCTCTTTACATCTTCTCTCTTCATATTCCTCTCAGTTTTGGGGGTTTATCCATTGTTGCCAACATACTCCATCAGCAGGTTCTTCATCCTCAGACCCAAGTGagtctcttttccttttttttttcttccggaAGCTTTTACATTTACTAGGTAGAGAAGAATGTCCGATATCTAGTTGAATTGTTCTACACTTTAGAGATGAGTTATATATTATGTACTTCTTTCTGTGGTTACATTTACAGCATGATTTCCTTTCAGAGAATCAGAGTAGTAAGAGCAGAATGTTCGATATCATGTTGAATTGAATTCTTAAGAAATGAGCAAACGGCAGAAAGATTATACCGCAGTTTAGTTTTCTACATATGTGAGATGCATTCATGAGTGGTGATCTGTATGGCCTTTTGATTCTGTATGGTGGTTACATTTCATGAGAtgcatttggtttttttttttcgtgtttgATTCATGATGCTGTGGCTTCAATGTACAGGTGCTATCACTTGTGGCTCTCCAAATGGTAGAACTTGCAGGGACAGTGTTGCTGCTGAGGGCCACTGCGAGGCCTCAATTCAAATCAATCAACTTTCTTAAGGGTAATAATGACTCGAGGCAAGGAAGAAACTGGGTGGTTGGCTCAGCCTTGGGTTTGGGATGTCTTGTGGCTTTTATCTTCGTCACGTCGCTTGTTTCTGATCAACTCTTTGGTTCTATGGTATCCCCAATAATGGCCTTATCTCAGATCTCTACCATATCTCTGCGAAAAACCGTTTTTAACATAGCAGACAGAAGCAATGTGTTTGAATCTCAGGCTGCGCACGAATCAGAATTGGAGAACATAATGGTGAGCGGGGATGTATCAACAAGGAGCG
The Camelina sativa cultivar DH55 chromosome 15, Cs, whole genome shotgun sequence DNA segment above includes these coding regions:
- the LOC104748907 gene encoding uncharacterized protein LOC104748907, with product IEQLGNEQGGFSVLASEIPWEHSSIWSTFALYIFSLHIPLSFGGLSIVANILHQQVLHPQTQVLSLVALQMVELAGTVLLLRATARPQFKSINFLKGNNDSRQGRNWVVGSALGLGCLVAFIFVTSLVSDQLFGSMAAHESELENIMVSGDVSTRSGCFALYCVVAPILEETVYRRFLLTSLASRMEWWKALVISSGVFAAAHLSGEDFVQLFGIGCVLGTCYSWSGNLASSVLVHSLYNALTLVPYVVATHV